One stretch of Armigeres subalbatus isolate Guangzhou_Male chromosome 2, GZ_Asu_2, whole genome shotgun sequence DNA includes these proteins:
- the LOC134209551 gene encoding uncharacterized protein LOC134209551, producing the protein MSDRMSVGASTSSAALSAVPAIPLSDLKLPRMNLPVFSGNYLEWQSFIDLFRSMVDQNPSLRDSQKLYFLKTNLSGEAASLISHLKIEDANYAPARGKLKSRYDKPLEIAHKHIERFLNQPSMTSPSADGVRSLHDVSDEVVRALQAMQRKDRDTWLLFILIEKHDHETKQLWNQRVADMPETAVTLKAFLSFIDSRSLALQSSQPVKQRAVATYKPHMKPS; encoded by the coding sequence ATGTCAGATCGAATGTCCGTCGGCGCGAGTACATCTTCTGCTGCTTTAAGTGCTGTACCTGCCATACCGTTGTCGGATCTAAAACTACCGCGCATGAATTTGCCCGTgttcagtggaaactatctcgAGTGGCAATCTTTCATCGATCTGTTTCGTAGCATGGTTGATCAGAACCCTTCCCTAAGAGATAGCCAAAAATTATACTTTCTCAAAACCAATCTCTCCGGTGAAGCGGCGTCGCTCATTTCGCATCTCAAAATTGAGGATGCAAATTACGCTCCTGCTAGGGGAAAGCTAAAGTCACGCTACGATAAACCACTAGAGATAGCCCACAAGCACATCGAACGCTTTCTGAATCAACCATCGATGACATCACCGTCTGCTGATGGAGTGCGCTCTCTACATGATGTCTCTGATGAAGTCGTTCGCGCTCTACAAGCTATGCAGAGAAAGGATCGTGACACGTGGCTACTCTTCATTCTCATCGAAAAGCATGACCATGAAACCAAACAGCTCTGGAACCAGAGAGTTGCTGATATGCCCGAAACAGCCGTAACCCTAAAGGCATTCCTTTCGTTCATCGACTCCCGCAGTTTAGCTTTGCAATCTTCACAGCCCGTCAAGCAACGAGCCGTTGCTACCTACAAGCCTCATATGAAGCCATCGTAG